A region of the Leeuwenhoekiella sp. MAR_2009_132 genome:
ACTTTTATATTTGCCGAATATTTTTTTTCAAATACAGCTGTGGTTTCCGTGGCCTCTATACAAGTATAGGTAAGTTCACGTAACAGGCCGTGTTGATCTTGAATAGCGGCTCCTTTAGGTGTTTCTACTCTAAAATTTGCCTGATCTGTAGGACCTATTACCGGAAACATTTCGGTATCTGCACTACGCCATCCAGGAGTTCCTTTTTGATGTATATATTGATAGTCGTCTTGCAGAAAACTAACAAGTTCGCCTTTATCAATAGTTACGTTAAGGTTTTTTAAATGTAGTTGAGTCATTTAGTTTAGGTTTTCTAATGCGTTATAATAATCGAGTCGCAGATCTTCGTGAAGACCTTCAACCTTCTTGGTGATATATTCCACTTGTCTCAGATAGAGATTTCGTAAGGTGTTGTTGTTGCGAATAGACGGTTCAAACGCGTCCATCTTTTCGCAGAAATAAATAAGAAGCTGTACTTCAGTTTCTTTGTTGCCTGAATATCTGATGTATTTTTTTGTTTCCTTTAAAATTTTACGAATTGCCTTTTTAAGCCAATAATAATTTTTAGTATTCGCTGCTTCAAATTGTACATCGATTAATTCTTTTACAGAATCTACGTAGCCCACCTCATAGTCAGATTCAAAAAGCAGATAGGTTAGAAGTTCTTTATTTTCCTTTTTAAAACGAGAGAGCTTAAGGCATAGTTGCAGTAATTCTTCAGTATCTTTTTCTTTAAGTTCTTTTTTAAGTTGTGTTACTGTAGCTGTCTTCATAGTTGCAATTTAGCGAAAATGCTGTTAAGGCTTGTTAATACTAGCCTTTCAAAAGCTAAAATAGATTTAAAAAGTTGTGGTTAGTGGGATTGATTGTTAGTTTTAGATATAATTAAAAAATAAAAAACAACGATATGAAATTTTCAAGAAACGCATCTGCAAACTGGAAAGGAAAAATTAAAGAAGGACAAGGTACTATCTCAACCGAGAGTACTGTTCTAGATGAAGCAAAATACGCTTTTGGTACCCGTTTTGAAGACGGAAAAGGAACCAACCCCGAGGAGCTATTGGGCGCAGCACATGCAGGTTGCTATACAATGCAGCTTTCTGCGTTTTTAGGTGAAGAGGACTATACCGCAGACAATTTACACACTGATGCGAAGGTAACTTTTGAGGATGGAGAGATCACAAAAGTACATTTGACTTTAAAAGGTAAAGTGCCTGGAATTAGCGAAGAAGAATTTGTGAAAATTGCAAATAAAGCAAAAGAAAACTGCCCGGTATCAAAACTGTTTAAAGCAGAAATTACATTAGATGCGACATTAGATTAGTCAAATTGCATTTATAAAAATATAAAGTCGCCTAAGGGCGGCTTTTTTTTTTGGAGTGTTACTGAAATACTGAAAGTGTATATTTGAGGACCAAAAGGGGTTCTCTTTAATGCAAATGATTTTATTTTTTCTACCGGCACTTCTAGCTTTTGCATTGACATTTGCATTAGGGAAATTGTTATGTAAACCCGTTTTTGCCCGGTATTTTATAGTAGAAACGGGTGGGAAAAAATTGCACAAAACAGCTGTGCCTGCATCGGGAGGTATTGCGTTATTTTTTGGTATTTTTTGTACCGCTTTCGCTTTTGAGGGAGATTATTTAATTCGCAATCATTTGTATTTAATCTTAGGAGTTTCAGCGCTCTTTGTTTTAGGACTTGTAGATGATTTGAAATCTTTAGGATGGTTGCCAAAGCTAATCTTTCAGGTATTAATCATTAGCATTGTAGTTGTTTGTGCAGATTTGCGCTTGCAATCTGTACTGTTAGAGCACAGCTTTTTTCAAATACCTTATTACGCAAGTGTAATTTTAAGTATTCTACTACTCACATTTCTTACCAATGCTTTTAATTTTATAGACGGCATAGACGGTCTTGCAACCACAGTTGCTTTACTCTTTATTTTGGGTTTGTTGTATTTTCAAATTCCATTCTCTAGTGTATTTTTAATGTGTGTAGGAGCCGCACTTTTTGGATTCAGAAGAATAAATAAAGAGCCTGCAGCTATATTTATGGGAGATAGCGGTTCGTTATTTTTAGGATTTTTGTGCGCCGCGTTTTTGATAACTTTTATTGAAGCAGATTTATCGGCTTCAAACATCAGACTTGATAGCTATCAGCAACGTTTACCTGTAGTTATAGCTTTGTTTTGGTATCCTATTTTTGATACATTACGTGTTTTAGTACTTCGTGTCATTAGTGGTGTCTCTATTTTTAAAAGAGATAAATTACACAGTTATTCCCTACTGCTACGTTTGGGGTATAGCCATAGGCAAATCGTAATTCTGGTTGTTATGTTGACCCTCGTTCAGGTAGTAGCCGTTCTATTTATAGAACCTAAAATAGGATTAGCAGTATTTTTTATCGTGCAGGTAGTATTCTGGTTAGTACTTCATTTGTTTCTCGATAATTTGATAAAAAGATTTAAGAGGAGAAATCTAAATAAGTAACTATGCCTAAACCCAAAAAAATAGCACTTTCCTTACCAAAAATTAGTGAGCAGGATGCTGCTTCAATAACTGAAGCATTAAGGGCAAATTGGGTAACTTCTGGTGGACCGTTTGTAGCTGAGTTTGAAACAAAATTAAAAGCGACTTTAAATACAAGCCGTAGTATAATAGCGTTAAACTCTGGTACTGCTGCGCTGCATCTTGCTTTGACGTTAGCAGGTGTTAAACGTGATGATTTAGTCTTATGTCAAACGATGAGTTACGTTGCAAGTGCTAACCCCATTCAATATTTAGGAGCACGACCAGTTTTTGTAGATAGTGAGCAGGACACTTTTAACTTATCACCTAACGATCTCAAAACTGCACTAGAAAGCTGTTTAGAAAAAGGCAAATTACCGGCTGCACTTATTGTGGTGCATTCTTACGGAATACCTTGTAAAATAGAGGAAATTGTTAAAATCGCAAGACAGTATAAAATACCCTTAATTGAGGATGCTGCAGAAGCATTAGGAAGCACGTATAAAAATAAGTCTTGCGCACTTTTTGGAGATTATGGTGTTCTATCTTTTAACGGGAATAAAATTATTACCACAGGAGGTGGCGGTGCATTAATTTGTAAGTCTGAAGATGATGCGCAACGTGCACGTCGTTTGGCTAGTCAGTCAAAAATAAGTCAGGCAGGTTTTGAGCACGACGCTGTGGGATTTAATTACACCATGCCGGGACTAAATGCAGCTTTAGGAATAAGTCAGTTAAAAGCACTTAATTCACATATTGAGGCAAAGCGTAACACTCATTTTTTTTATAAGGAAGTCTTTGCGCAAATTCCCGGTGTTGAGTTGTTAGAAGTACCTGATGATTCTTACTATTCAAATTATTGGTTAAGTTGTATTCAGTTAAATTCTCAACTATTAAAGAATAAGTCTTCGCAAGGTTTACGCAAGTTTCTGGAGCAACACGAAATTGAGTCTCGTTTTCTATGGAAACCGCTACATTTACAGGGTATTTATGAAAATCAGGAATACTATGGCGAAGATGTGGCAGAAAACTTATGGAAATCTGGACTTTGTCTACCTTCAGGTTCTGGTTTGACAGCATTTGATCTAAATAGAATTAAAGATGCTTTGCTTGATTATTTTTTCAATTAGATATGAATGATATCTCCTTATTAACTAACGAAACATTACTTATTACCGGAGCTGCCGGAAGTATAGGTCGTGAACTCGTTTTAGGGTTTGCTTTTAAAAAGCCTAAACGACTGATTTTAGTTGATATTTCAGAAACCGGTTTGCATAGTTTGCTTGAAGAATTAACTGTTAAGTTTTCTGAAGTCACGGTTTCTTATTTTGTAGAAAGTGTTTGCAATGCAGATTTTTTAAATCATCTTTTTGCAAATTTTAAAATTACATCTGTTTTTCACGCTGCAGCCTATAAACACGTTTCTTTAATGCAGGAAAATACCTGTGCTGCTATTACCACAAATATTTTAGGAGCACAATTACTTATTGATTATAGTATAAAACACAAGGTTAATCAAGTAGTGGTGATTTCAACAGATAAAGCGGTGAATCCTATAAATACGATGGGGAGAACAAAAAAAGTAGTTGAAGATTATTTAAAGTTCAGGCTAAAAGATTGTGTAAATACTAAGTTGATTGCATTAAGACTTTGTAACGTATATGGGTCAGCGGGATCAGTAGTGCCGGTCTTCAAAAAGCGTATAGAACAAAACTTACCTATTGAGATAAAAGATAAAAATCTTGTGCGTGATTTTATTTCATTGACACGCGTGCTTGAAATATGTGAATATTTACTCGCTAATAAAGAACTTGAGGGACTATTCATTCCGAAGAAAACTGAAAAAAAAGCCATTACGCAAATTGCCACAGAAGTACTTCATGCATTTGCTGTTGATGCTAAAAGTTACCCCATTGTATTTACTAAACTTCCTAAAATAGAAAAGTTAGAAGAAGAGCTTTGGTCTTCAACAGAATCGAGGAACTTTATAGATAATTCACCTGTAGCAGCAATTGAAAGCAGTACAGATTTTCAATTTGACTTTAAGATGCTGCTAGACTGTCTTGCAGCTGCACAAATTTATTCAGTAGAAAATGCAGAAATTAAATTAGTTGCGCTTACTTCGTTTTAGCTGCTAAAAGTAGCTATAGTATTTGAAATAATGCGATCTAACGCAAGTTCATATTTGCCCGCAAACTTTACCTTTTTCAAACCCTCAATATGTCGCATATGATGGGTGTCTGTTCCTAAAAATTCGTATTTACCATCATTTAAAAGTTGAAGCGCTACTTTTTCAATTCCCGGGCCGTAATACCCACTAATAGACAAAGCATTAAGCTGAAATTTACAAATAGCACCTAATTCAGTGTAAACATCCATAGTTTTGTGATAAAACGCATAACGCTCGGGATGTGCTAAAACCGGGATAAAACCTGCATTGCCCAACTTAAAAAGTATTTCTCTAAGATTAATAGGTGGTTGCAGATAAGACATTTCTACAAGAACATAATTATCTTTTAAAGGAAGAATATTTTTTGCATCAATTAGATCTGCAAAAGAAGAGTCCATCATATATTCTGAAGAAGCTCTTATTTTAAAATCATTTTGATTTTTTTCAACTAAAAAAGCTTCTAGCGTATGCTTAGCATCTAAAATTGTTTGAGGATTATTAGGGTAGTAATCGCTTATGGTATGGGGAGTACAGATAAGGTCTGTAATGCCTAATTCTTTAAAATGAGTTAAAAGCTGTAAAGAATCTTCCGGTGTTTTCGCTCCATCGTCAATTCCGGGTAGTATATGATTATGAATATCTGTAAATTCGCCCAGCTTAGAGGCTAAAAATTTTTTAGAATTAAATATAGAGAACATGCTTCTTTATTTTTGGCAAAAGTAAACAATAGATTGAGTTAAAGCCTACACTTAACAGAGCTTTAGAGTTAAAATACTTATGATGAAAAAAATACTGATTTTACATATATTTCTTGGTTCATTATTTCTTAATGCTCAGGATAGTATCGTTACATCTATAGAGACACGAGGAATGATTTCTAGCGGTGATACGCAGCCATTTTGGTTTTATGCCAATCAAAAAGGGCGATTGGATGCCGAAACAAACTTTATGGCATTAGCAGAATTAAAATACGCTAATCAATTTAATGAGTCAAATAGTTTAGAAATAGGTGGAGGGTTAATGTATAACGATGGTATATATAACGGTGCTAAAATTGATCAATTATATGCGACTTACAGGTGGAAGATAATAGAAGCAAGCGCAGGTTTAAAACACAGAGATGAAAAATTAAAAGGAATATCAAGCGTAGGTGGTGACATTATATGGAGCAATAATGCACGAGCGCTGCCCGGTTTATATATAGAAATGAAAGAGCCTGTAAAAATATTTAAGTGGTTTGAAGCTAAGGCAACTTTTGGACATTACTTTTTGGAAGAGGATCGTGTCGTGCAAAATGCGATGGTACATCATAAGAGTTTAGAATTAGCCTTAGTTTTTTCTCCGGGAGATCGTTTGTCTGGGAGTATGAAACATTATGTGCAGTATGGTGGAACTTCTATTAATCCACGATTTGGGAAACAGCCTAGTGGTTTTAGAGATTATATCGATGTGTTTTTTGGGCAGGGTTCTAGTAATGCTTCTTCATTTGACGGAGAACAGGTAAACTCTCTGGGTAATGGCTTAGGTTCTTATGAGTTAGCTTATGATTTAACTCGTGAAAATTATTATTTACGCCTGTATCACCAGTCTCTTTTTGAAGATACTTCAGGAATCGAATTGAGCAATTTTCCTGATGGGGTCTGGGGAGCATATTTGGAGCCTAAAAATTCTAATTTTATTGATGCTGTAATTTATGAATATGTGCAGACCGTTTCTCAAAGTGGTAGATTTGGTAATTCTAGTAACGGTGGTACATTTAGTGGTGGAGATAGTTATTTTTGGAACGGTATTTACAATACCGGCTGGCAGTATCAAAACCGTATTATAGGATTGCCTTTTATACTTCCGGGTGAATTTGGACAACGTTTCAAAAACGATCGTAGCTTTGTGCATCATCTGGGAATGACGGGTTCTGTAGGAGCTTTTAACTATAAAGCAAAAGGTACTTATGTAAAAAATCTAGGTACTTATGTAAATCCTTATCCTAAAAAAGAGCAGGCAATATATTCATTCCTAGAACTGGAGTATCCTACTCAATTTGGTTCTTTTACAGGTCTTTTTGCTGTAGATTATAGTAATCTGAGTAAAGAGAATCTTGGTTTAGGATTAAAATATAATTACAGGTTTTAAGAGCAACAGCTAATTTCATAGATTTTAGGGTAATTGAGTATATTGCTTTAAAATCTATGCTTCATTGAGATTTCTTAATTTATATATCTGTATTGTAATTGTTCTGACTTTTAATTTTTTAAATGCTCAGGAACTTCCTCCTGTACTTAATTTT
Encoded here:
- a CDS encoding polysaccharide biosynthesis protein, whose translation is MNDISLLTNETLLITGAAGSIGRELVLGFAFKKPKRLILVDISETGLHSLLEELTVKFSEVTVSYFVESVCNADFLNHLFANFKITSVFHAAAYKHVSLMQENTCAAITTNILGAQLLIDYSIKHKVNQVVVISTDKAVNPINTMGRTKKVVEDYLKFRLKDCVNTKLIALRLCNVYGSAGSVVPVFKKRIEQNLPIEIKDKNLVRDFISLTRVLEICEYLLANKELEGLFIPKKTEKKAITQIATEVLHAFAVDAKSYPIVFTKLPKIEKLEEELWSSTESRNFIDNSPVAAIESSTDFQFDFKMLLDCLAAAQIYSVENAEIKLVALTSF
- a CDS encoding aminotransferase class I/II-fold pyridoxal phosphate-dependent enzyme produces the protein MPKPKKIALSLPKISEQDAASITEALRANWVTSGGPFVAEFETKLKATLNTSRSIIALNSGTAALHLALTLAGVKRDDLVLCQTMSYVASANPIQYLGARPVFVDSEQDTFNLSPNDLKTALESCLEKGKLPAALIVVHSYGIPCKIEEIVKIARQYKIPLIEDAAEALGSTYKNKSCALFGDYGVLSFNGNKIITTGGGGALICKSEDDAQRARRLASQSKISQAGFEHDAVGFNYTMPGLNAALGISQLKALNSHIEAKRNTHFFYKEVFAQIPGVELLEVPDDSYYSNYWLSCIQLNSQLLKNKSSQGLRKFLEQHEIESRFLWKPLHLQGIYENQEYYGEDVAENLWKSGLCLPSGSGLTAFDLNRIKDALLDYFFN
- a CDS encoding capsule assembly Wzi family protein, with protein sequence MMKKILILHIFLGSLFLNAQDSIVTSIETRGMISSGDTQPFWFYANQKGRLDAETNFMALAELKYANQFNESNSLEIGGGLMYNDGIYNGAKIDQLYATYRWKIIEASAGLKHRDEKLKGISSVGGDIIWSNNARALPGLYIEMKEPVKIFKWFEAKATFGHYFLEEDRVVQNAMVHHKSLELALVFSPGDRLSGSMKHYVQYGGTSINPRFGKQPSGFRDYIDVFFGQGSSNASSFDGEQVNSLGNGLGSYELAYDLTRENYYLRLYHQSLFEDTSGIELSNFPDGVWGAYLEPKNSNFIDAVIYEYVQTVSQSGRFGNSSNGGTFSGGDSYFWNGIYNTGWQYQNRIIGLPFILPGEFGQRFKNDRSFVHHLGMTGSVGAFNYKAKGTYVKNLGTYVNPYPKKEQAIYSFLELEYPTQFGSFTGLFAVDYSNLSKENLGLGLKYNYRF
- a CDS encoding glycosyltransferase family 4 protein; translation: MQMILFFLPALLAFALTFALGKLLCKPVFARYFIVETGGKKLHKTAVPASGGIALFFGIFCTAFAFEGDYLIRNHLYLILGVSALFVLGLVDDLKSLGWLPKLIFQVLIISIVVVCADLRLQSVLLEHSFFQIPYYASVILSILLLTFLTNAFNFIDGIDGLATTVALLFILGLLYFQIPFSSVFLMCVGAALFGFRRINKEPAAIFMGDSGSLFLGFLCAAFLITFIEADLSASNIRLDSYQQRLPVVIALFWYPIFDTLRVLVLRVISGVSIFKRDKLHSYSLLLRLGYSHRQIVILVVMLTLVQVVAVLFIEPKIGLAVFFIVQVVFWLVLHLFLDNLIKRFKRRNLNK
- a CDS encoding OsmC family protein, whose product is MKFSRNASANWKGKIKEGQGTISTESTVLDEAKYAFGTRFEDGKGTNPEELLGAAHAGCYTMQLSAFLGEEDYTADNLHTDAKVTFEDGEITKVHLTLKGKVPGISEEEFVKIANKAKENCPVSKLFKAEITLDATLD
- a CDS encoding tyrosine-protein phosphatase → MFSIFNSKKFLASKLGEFTDIHNHILPGIDDGAKTPEDSLQLLTHFKELGITDLICTPHTISDYYPNNPQTILDAKHTLEAFLVEKNQNDFKIRASSEYMMDSSFADLIDAKNILPLKDNYVLVEMSYLQPPINLREILFKLGNAGFIPVLAHPERYAFYHKTMDVYTELGAICKFQLNALSISGYYGPGIEKVALQLLNDGKYEFLGTDTHHMRHIEGLKKVKFAGKYELALDRIISNTIATFSS